Proteins encoded in a region of the Roseateles sp. SL47 genome:
- the panB gene encoding 3-methyl-2-oxobutanoate hydroxymethyltransferase — protein MTTDRKPMTLQRLLDMHAAGEKIAMLTCYDAAFAHLLDTAGVDALLIGDSLGNVLQGQETTVPVRLEEMVYHTRCVARARRHAWIVADLPFGTYHTSPQDAWHNAMQLAQAGAHMVKLEGGGWTNETVRFLTERGIPVCAHLGLTPQTVTALSGFKVQGRDEQGAAQLKAHARELVDAGAQMLVLEMVPAALAAELTRSLGIPVIGIGAGADCSGQVLVLHDMLDVTPGRRPRFVRNFMQGSASIQEAVGRYVADVKSGAFPAPEHTY, from the coding sequence ATGACGACTGACAGAAAACCCATGACCCTTCAGCGGCTGCTGGATATGCATGCCGCCGGCGAGAAAATCGCCATGCTTACCTGCTATGACGCAGCCTTCGCCCATCTGCTGGACACGGCCGGTGTGGACGCGCTGCTGATCGGCGATTCGCTGGGCAATGTGCTGCAGGGGCAGGAGACCACCGTGCCGGTGCGCCTGGAAGAAATGGTCTATCACACCCGCTGTGTGGCCCGCGCGCGGCGCCATGCCTGGATCGTGGCCGACCTGCCGTTTGGCACCTATCACACCTCGCCCCAGGACGCCTGGCACAACGCCATGCAGCTGGCCCAGGCCGGCGCCCATATGGTGAAGCTGGAAGGCGGGGGCTGGACCAACGAGACGGTGCGCTTTCTCACCGAACGCGGCATTCCGGTCTGCGCCCACCTGGGGCTGACGCCGCAGACGGTGACCGCTCTGAGCGGCTTCAAGGTGCAGGGCCGCGACGAGCAGGGGGCTGCCCAGCTCAAGGCGCATGCCCGCGAACTGGTCGATGCCGGTGCACAAATGCTGGTGCTGGAGATGGTGCCGGCCGCGCTGGCCGCCGAGCTCACCCGGAGCCTGGGCATTCCGGTGATCGGGATCGGCGCCGGGGCGGATTGCTCCGGCCAGGTGCTGGTGCTGCACGACATGCTGGATGTGACCCCGGGCCGCCGTCCGCGCTTCGTCCGCAACTTCATGCAGGGCTCAGCGTCCATCCAGGAGGCTGTGGGCCGTTATGTGGCCGATGTGAAGTCCGGCGCCTTCCCGGCCCCTGAACACACCTATTGA
- the recG gene encoding ATP-dependent DNA helicase RecG, with protein MERMGLTRDIDLALHLPLRYEDETRLTPLEAARDGDTIQCEGEVIESRIEIRGRRQLLVKLRDDHGGQVQLRFLHFYPAHQKTLAVGARVRARGEIRVGFFGREMVHPNFRKVDGDTPLATSLTPVYPTSAQLPQAYLRKAIASALKRAPLEEVLPAALLPAGLPSLRETLNFLHHPPPSAGHSTLEDHTHPAWQRLKFEELLAQQLSQQRAQRERAHLRAPVLRGAKGGLHERLLGALPFALTGAQQRVTEEIAADLALPQPMHRLLQGDVGSGKTVVAALAAAVAMDAGWQCALMAPTEILAEQHFRKLIGWLEPLGVQVAWITGSVKGKARQKMLDAAASGEARLVVGTHAVIEDKVKFSRLGLAIIDEQHRFGVAQRLALRKKLADSLVDESPGAVPMEPHLLMMSATPIPRTLAMTYFADLAVSTIDELPPGRSPIVTRVFADGRRDDVIEKIASAVQDGRQVYWVCPLIEESEALDLKNATETHEELSAALPGRRVGLLHGRMPPAEKAAVMSLFSSGEMSVLVATTVIEVGVDVPNASLMVIEHAERFGLSQLHQLRGRVGRGSVASVCVLLYTGPLSDTGKSRLRAMAETTDGFEIARRDLDIRGPGEFMGARQSGAQLLRFADLQEDAPLLSAARSLAPRLLDQYPQAAERQVERWLGHKTEYLKA; from the coding sequence ATGGAACGGATGGGCCTGACCCGGGACATCGACCTGGCCCTGCACCTGCCGCTGCGTTATGAGGACGAAACCCGGCTCACGCCGCTGGAAGCCGCGCGTGATGGCGACACCATCCAGTGCGAAGGCGAGGTGATCGAAAGCCGCATCGAGATTCGCGGCCGGCGGCAGTTGCTGGTGAAGCTGCGCGACGACCACGGTGGGCAGGTGCAACTGCGCTTCCTGCACTTCTACCCGGCCCATCAGAAGACCCTGGCCGTCGGCGCCCGGGTGCGCGCCCGGGGCGAGATCCGGGTGGGGTTTTTCGGCCGCGAGATGGTGCATCCCAACTTTCGCAAGGTGGACGGCGACACCCCGCTGGCCACCTCGCTGACGCCGGTCTATCCCACCAGCGCCCAGTTGCCGCAGGCCTATCTGCGCAAGGCGATTGCATCGGCCCTCAAGCGGGCGCCGCTGGAGGAGGTGCTGCCTGCTGCGCTGCTGCCTGCAGGCCTGCCCAGCCTGCGCGAGACGCTGAATTTCCTGCACCATCCGCCCCCGTCGGCCGGCCACTCGACACTGGAAGACCACACCCATCCCGCCTGGCAGCGATTGAAGTTTGAAGAGCTGCTGGCCCAGCAGCTCAGTCAGCAGCGCGCGCAGCGGGAGCGAGCCCATCTGCGCGCCCCGGTGCTGCGCGGCGCCAAAGGCGGCCTGCATGAGCGGCTGCTGGGCGCCCTGCCCTTTGCCCTCACCGGCGCGCAGCAACGCGTGACCGAAGAGATCGCCGCCGACCTGGCATTGCCCCAGCCGATGCACCGCCTGCTGCAGGGCGATGTGGGCTCCGGCAAGACGGTGGTGGCGGCCCTTGCCGCAGCCGTGGCCATGGATGCCGGCTGGCAGTGCGCGCTGATGGCGCCGACTGAAATCCTGGCCGAGCAGCATTTCCGCAAGCTGATCGGTTGGCTGGAACCGCTGGGGGTTCAGGTGGCCTGGATCACCGGCAGCGTCAAGGGCAAGGCCCGCCAGAAGATGCTGGATGCGGCTGCTTCGGGCGAGGCCCGCCTGGTGGTGGGCACGCATGCGGTGATCGAGGACAAGGTGAAGTTTTCCCGCCTGGGGCTGGCGATCATCGATGAGCAGCATCGCTTCGGTGTCGCCCAGCGGCTGGCCTTGCGCAAGAAGCTGGCGGACAGCCTCGTGGACGAGTCCCCCGGCGCGGTGCCCATGGAGCCGCATCTGCTGATGATGAGCGCCACGCCCATTCCCCGCACGCTGGCCATGACCTACTTTGCGGACCTGGCCGTTTCCACCATCGACGAGCTGCCTCCGGGGCGCAGCCCCATCGTGACCCGCGTGTTCGCCGACGGGCGGCGAGACGATGTGATCGAGAAGATTGCCAGTGCCGTGCAGGACGGCCGGCAGGTCTATTGGGTCTGCCCGCTGATCGAGGAATCCGAGGCTCTGGACCTGAAAAACGCCACCGAGACCCATGAGGAACTGAGTGCCGCCCTGCCCGGCCGCAGGGTCGGCCTGCTGCACGGGCGCATGCCCCCGGCGGAAAAGGCGGCGGTGATGTCCCTCTTCAGCAGTGGCGAGATGAGTGTGCTGGTGGCCACCACCGTGATTGAAGTGGGTGTGGACGTGCCCAACGCCAGCCTGATGGTGATCGAGCATGCCGAGCGCTTCGGCCTCTCGCAGCTGCACCAGCTGCGGGGTCGGGTGGGCCGGGGGTCGGTGGCCAGCGTCTGTGTGTTGCTCTACACCGGGCCGCTGTCGGACACCGGCAAGTCCCGGCTGCGGGCGATGGCGGAGACCACGGATGGCTTCGAGATCGCGCGCCGCGATCTGGACATCCGCGGTCCCGGCGAATTCATGGGCGCCCGCCAAAGCGGCGCGCAGCTGCTTCGGTTTGCAGACCTGCAGGAGGATGCGCCGTTGCTCAGCGCTGCCCGGTCCCTGGCGCCGCGCCTGCTGGATCAATATCCGCAGGCGGCCGAGCGCCAGGTGGAGCGCTGGCTGGGGCACAAGACGGAATACCTCAAGGCCTGA
- the panC gene encoding pantoate--beta-alanine ligase, translating into MQIHHNIAGLRAALQGDAPVAFVPTMGNLHDGHLALVTQAREAVGPTGRIVASVFVNRLQFAPHEDFDRYPRTLQRDAELLAGVGCDLVFAPDEATMYPEPQGYKVHPPVELADILEGHFRPGFFIGVCTVVAKLFNIVQPDVAVFGKKDYQQLMVIRRMVDQMALPIRILAGETRRSDTGLALSSRNGYLSDAEKQRALLLSQTLRGLIQAWQGGARDIERLEAAAMLTLRDAGWLPDYMTLRRQHDLGTPRDGEPLVALGAAKLGQTRLIDNLEA; encoded by the coding sequence ATGCAGATCCATCACAACATCGCCGGCCTGCGCGCCGCCCTCCAGGGGGACGCACCGGTGGCTTTTGTGCCCACCATGGGCAATCTGCATGACGGCCATCTGGCCCTGGTCACCCAGGCGCGCGAAGCGGTGGGCCCGACCGGGCGCATCGTCGCGTCGGTCTTTGTCAACCGGCTGCAGTTCGCGCCGCATGAAGACTTCGACCGCTATCCGCGCACCCTGCAGCGTGATGCGGAGCTGCTGGCCGGTGTCGGCTGCGACCTGGTGTTTGCGCCGGATGAGGCGACGATGTACCCCGAGCCGCAAGGCTACAAGGTGCATCCGCCGGTCGAGCTGGCGGACATCCTGGAAGGGCACTTCCGTCCCGGCTTCTTCATCGGTGTCTGCACCGTGGTGGCCAAGCTGTTCAACATCGTGCAGCCGGATGTGGCGGTCTTTGGCAAGAAGGACTATCAGCAGCTGATGGTGATCCGCCGGATGGTGGATCAGATGGCCTTGCCCATCCGCATCCTGGCCGGTGAAACCCGTCGCAGCGACACCGGCCTCGCCCTGTCCAGCCGCAACGGCTATCTCAGCGACGCTGAAAAACAGCGTGCCCTGCTGCTGTCCCAGACCCTGCGCGGCCTGATCCAGGCGTGGCAGGGCGGGGCGCGTGACATCGAGCGCCTGGAAGCCGCTGCGATGTTGACCCTGCGCGACGCCGGCTGGCTGCCGGACTACATGACGTTGCGCCGCCAGCACGACCTGGGCACCCCGCGTGACGGGGAACCGCTGGTGGCCCTGGGCGCGGCCAAGCTGGGCCAGACGCGCTTGATCGACAACCTGGAAGCCTGA
- the queA gene encoding tRNA preQ1(34) S-adenosylmethionine ribosyltransferase-isomerase QueA, with amino-acid sequence MSRLFSVSDFDFALPDELIAQHPAAERSASRLLDGRAVEPVDRVFRELPELLDPKDLLVFNNTRVIKARLYGAKASGGAVEALVERVLPGTQEVWAHMRASKSPKPGAMVRFADAFDAEVLGRCGPDNGLFHLRLSGEPFDLLERHGHVPLPPYIAHDDSADDVRRYQTVFAREPGAVAAPTAALHFDEALLERLAARGVQTAHVTLHVGAGTFQPVRVETLAEHKMHSEWFQVPEETVAAIERCRAAGGRVTAVGTTTLRALESAALGGALQAGARETDIFITPGFQFQVVDRLITNFHLPKSTLMMLVSALAGYEHIMALYRHAIEQRYRFFSYGDAMLLDRRA; translated from the coding sequence ATGTCCCGACTCTTTTCCGTGAGCGACTTCGACTTCGCTCTGCCTGACGAACTGATCGCCCAGCATCCCGCCGCTGAACGCAGTGCCTCCCGCCTGCTGGACGGCCGCGCGGTGGAACCGGTGGACCGTGTGTTCCGTGAACTGCCCGAGCTGCTGGATCCCAAAGACCTGCTGGTGTTCAACAACACCCGGGTGATCAAGGCGCGGCTGTATGGCGCCAAGGCCAGCGGCGGGGCCGTGGAGGCCCTGGTGGAGCGGGTGCTGCCCGGCACACAGGAGGTCTGGGCGCACATGCGGGCCAGCAAGAGTCCCAAGCCGGGGGCGATGGTGCGCTTTGCCGATGCATTTGATGCCGAGGTGCTGGGCCGCTGCGGGCCGGACAACGGCCTGTTCCATCTGCGCTTGTCCGGAGAGCCGTTTGACCTGCTGGAGCGGCACGGCCATGTGCCGCTGCCGCCCTACATCGCCCACGACGATTCGGCCGATGACGTCCGGCGCTACCAGACCGTCTTTGCCCGCGAGCCGGGTGCGGTGGCGGCGCCGACGGCGGCGCTGCATTTCGATGAAGCGCTGCTGGAACGCCTGGCGGCCCGTGGTGTGCAGACCGCGCATGTCACCCTGCATGTCGGCGCCGGCACCTTCCAGCCGGTACGGGTGGAAACGCTGGCCGAGCACAAGATGCACAGCGAGTGGTTCCAGGTGCCGGAAGAGACCGTGGCCGCCATCGAGCGCTGCCGTGCAGCCGGTGGGCGGGTGACGGCCGTGGGCACCACCACCTTGCGCGCATTGGAATCGGCGGCGCTGGGGGGGGCGTTGCAGGCCGGGGCCCGCGAGACGGACATCTTCATCACCCCGGGCTTCCAGTTTCAGGTGGTGGACCGGCTGATCACCAACTTCCATCTGCCCAAGAGCACCTTGATGATGCTGGTGTCGGCCCTGGCGGGGTATGAGCACATCATGGCGCTGTACCGGCATGCCATCGAGCAGCGGTACCGCTTTTTCAGCTATGGGGATGCGATGTTGCTGGATCGGCGCGCCTGA